Proteins from a single region of Belliella baltica DSM 15883:
- a CDS encoding efflux RND transporter permease subunit, whose amino-acid sequence MFDKKSSLYGFGLAGLISLILIFLQPKVVFDYDFEQFFPQNDEDLIFYQNFRETFENDNDYLLIALGREEGVFDSAFLAEAMTVQNQFEELEFSEEIVSLLTLEEPIINAFGIRYTRILNWDSEDKLARSKEKLNDHPQYSENLISKDHKFLLLMLKNQQMISKEDGDQLNQEVKNILSKSNISEYYTAGKIKAQGEFVDLLQEEFAFFLSISIVLILVLLYLIFRTWWGVVLPLVVLLFGIGWTIAIILLTGKALDVMSVMQPTILLVIGLSAMVHYLTLYLQKLRQGLSKNEAIQKTFKSLFLAVFLTCLTTALGFSTLYFTSAVSLKLFGIYTALGVMIMFLAVILITPGLLYLFSPLRVVESKGFKEFWQRALRGSLLWTLSHKALIVAGFGVISILSIIAATDLKINGYLLDNLPREHELVQEFEFFDQEFGGSKPLEIFIQAGDSAESLLELDVLRELDKLEQFVQEKYQAGAVISPLSLVKILNQAQNAGNIKAFAFPSQGQFQRMQPYINQALEQPDYQLISSDRKQGRMSSRTADIGSLKSDAINKEFFEFIETEINPDFLEVRLTGTSNLIDKSHRTISQQMAKGLGVAIILVGLIAGFLFRSWRISFMILLPNLIPLLWMCGVMWLLDIDLKLTTAVIFTVAFGIAVDDSIHFMTKLQSELKLGKSMLYAIKRTYFETGKAIILTTIILVSGFAILTLSDFGVTFYSGLLISLALVFAVLADLMLLPVLLLSMQKVWKEKRKG is encoded by the coding sequence ATGTTTGATAAAAAATCTTCCTTATATGGGTTTGGACTTGCAGGATTGATCAGTTTGATCTTGATTTTTCTCCAACCGAAAGTTGTCTTTGATTATGATTTCGAGCAGTTTTTTCCTCAGAATGACGAGGATTTGATTTTTTATCAGAATTTCAGAGAAACATTCGAAAATGACAATGACTACCTTCTGATCGCTTTGGGTAGGGAAGAGGGTGTTTTTGATTCTGCATTTTTAGCTGAAGCAATGACTGTACAAAATCAGTTTGAAGAACTTGAGTTTAGCGAAGAAATTGTTTCCCTATTGACTTTGGAAGAGCCAATCATCAATGCGTTTGGAATTCGCTACACCCGAATTTTGAATTGGGACAGTGAAGATAAATTGGCCAGATCCAAAGAAAAGCTGAACGACCACCCACAATATTCAGAAAACCTGATCAGTAAAGATCATAAATTTCTTCTGCTGATGTTGAAAAATCAGCAAATGATCTCCAAAGAAGATGGGGATCAGCTCAATCAGGAAGTGAAAAATATTCTTTCGAAGTCTAATATTTCTGAATACTACACTGCTGGAAAAATCAAAGCACAAGGAGAGTTTGTGGATTTGCTTCAAGAAGAGTTCGCCTTTTTTCTTTCTATTTCCATTGTCTTGATTTTGGTTTTGTTGTATTTGATTTTTAGAACTTGGTGGGGAGTAGTTTTGCCTCTTGTGGTTTTGCTTTTTGGGATTGGATGGACGATTGCCATTATTTTATTGACAGGAAAGGCGCTCGATGTTATGTCTGTGATGCAGCCGACGATCTTGTTGGTCATTGGCTTGAGTGCGATGGTTCATTACCTGACACTTTATCTGCAAAAGCTTCGACAAGGACTTTCTAAAAATGAAGCTATTCAAAAAACTTTCAAAAGTTTATTTTTAGCAGTTTTCTTAACCTGTTTGACTACCGCATTGGGTTTTTCAACTTTGTATTTCACCAGTGCGGTTAGCTTGAAGTTGTTTGGGATTTATACGGCTCTAGGAGTGATGATCATGTTCTTAGCTGTTATTTTGATCACCCCAGGTTTGCTCTATTTGTTCAGTCCACTTAGGGTGGTTGAAAGCAAAGGATTCAAAGAATTTTGGCAAAGGGCATTGAGAGGTTCTTTGCTTTGGACTTTAAGTCATAAAGCTTTAATTGTAGCAGGGTTTGGTGTCATTTCTATACTTTCCATCATTGCAGCGACAGATTTGAAAATCAATGGATACCTCTTAGATAATCTTCCGAGAGAGCATGAATTGGTGCAAGAGTTTGAGTTTTTTGATCAGGAATTTGGAGGTTCCAAGCCATTGGAGATTTTCATTCAAGCAGGCGATTCAGCAGAGAGTTTATTGGAATTGGACGTGTTGAGAGAGTTGGACAAACTCGAGCAATTCGTCCAAGAAAAATATCAGGCAGGGGCGGTGATTTCGCCATTATCTTTGGTGAAAATCCTCAATCAGGCTCAGAATGCCGGAAATATCAAAGCATTTGCATTTCCTTCTCAAGGTCAATTTCAAAGAATGCAACCGTATATCAATCAAGCTTTGGAGCAACCGGATTATCAATTGATTTCTTCTGATCGCAAACAAGGACGGATGTCTTCCCGAACAGCAGATATTGGGAGTTTGAAGAGTGATGCGATCAACAAAGAGTTTTTTGAATTTATAGAAACTGAGATCAATCCAGATTTTCTCGAAGTCAGACTGACAGGAACTTCCAATTTGATTGATAAAAGCCATAGAACTATCTCACAGCAAATGGCCAAGGGATTAGGTGTGGCGATTATTTTGGTTGGCTTGATAGCTGGATTTCTATTTCGTTCGTGGAGGATTTCCTTTATGATTTTGCTACCCAATCTTATTCCACTCTTATGGATGTGTGGCGTGATGTGGCTCTTGGATATAGATTTAAAATTGACCACTGCTGTGATTTTCACAGTGGCTTTCGGGATTGCTGTAGATGATAGCATTCACTTTATGACCAAACTTCAATCAGAACTCAAGCTCGGGAAAAGCATGCTTTATGCAATCAAAAGAACCTATTTTGAAACAGGAAAAGCGATTATCCTTACGACAATTATCCTAGTTTCAGGATTTGCAATTCTTACGCTCAGTGACTTCGGAGTAACTTTTTATTCCGGTTTATTGATCAGCTTGGCTTTAGTCTTTGCAGTTCTAGCCGACCTGATGCTTCTCCCTGTGTTGCTTTTGTCAATGCAAAAGGTCTGGAAGGAAAAAAGAAAAGGATGA
- a CDS encoding aminotransferase class IV, producing the protein MNGNDTIFWKKVNLSNWIEQKEQDVNRAFLFGDGLFETMVFQNGKIRFANLHLERLLTGCQVLGMNTEQLSPIEEIERALKLGFGEDKVLRVRWTIYRSGKGKYTPLTDEIEESLQIEDFHAAPLTKQSAFVHPEIYLSSSPWSSCKTLNALPYVIANRDRVKLGMEEVILLGQGSFVSEAGAANLFWVKSGVFYTPSLGTGCIEGIGRSVIIDLLKSKGIEIQEGYFRLDDMYEASSVFISNVTGISYLLTLEGKTLGQERFVMIEQLFEFDNIY; encoded by the coding sequence ATGAACGGAAACGATACAATTTTTTGGAAGAAAGTAAATCTCTCGAATTGGATAGAGCAAAAAGAGCAAGATGTCAACAGGGCTTTCTTATTTGGGGATGGATTATTTGAAACAATGGTTTTTCAAAATGGAAAGATCCGTTTTGCTAATCTACATTTGGAGAGATTACTTACAGGTTGTCAAGTTTTAGGGATGAACACTGAACAATTGAGTCCGATTGAAGAAATTGAAAGGGCGCTAAAGTTGGGATTTGGGGAGGATAAAGTGCTTCGAGTTCGATGGACTATTTATAGGTCAGGAAAAGGGAAATATACCCCATTAACAGATGAAATCGAGGAATCCTTGCAAATCGAGGATTTTCATGCTGCTCCTTTAACCAAGCAATCAGCATTTGTTCATCCTGAAATATATTTGAGTAGTTCACCTTGGAGTAGCTGTAAAACTTTAAATGCACTTCCTTATGTCATTGCCAATCGTGACCGCGTCAAATTGGGAATGGAAGAAGTGATTTTGTTAGGTCAGGGAAGTTTTGTCTCTGAAGCTGGAGCTGCAAATTTATTTTGGGTCAAATCTGGAGTTTTTTATACTCCATCACTCGGGACAGGTTGCATCGAAGGGATAGGACGATCAGTGATTATTGACTTGTTGAAAAGCAAAGGAATTGAAATTCAGGAAGGGTATTTTAGATTAGATGATATGTACGAAGCTTCTTCTGTATTTATAAGCAATGTCACTGGTATAAGTTATTTGCTTACGCTAGAAGGCAAAACCTTAGGTCAAGAAAGATTTGTAATGATAGAACAGCTATTTGAGTTTGATAATATTTATTAG
- the sdaAB gene encoding L-serine ammonia-lyase, iron-sulfur-dependent subunit beta, giving the protein MSGKSSVFDMIGPVMIGPSSSHTAGVVRIARAAIRILGEKPEHADITFYNSFARTYEGHGSDKAILGGLMDFKTDDPKIKQAFELAEASGLSYKFKSIGNASVYHPNTIKLNLIKGEQKVEVIGESLGGGLINIAFVDGFTADFTAQMHTLIIKANDVSGAIAFISSVIAQEKANIATMSVSRKGKNDQACHVIEMDSGLQPITIEYLKSLPWIKEIIYIPDIDL; this is encoded by the coding sequence ATGAGTGGAAAAAGTAGTGTTTTTGATATGATTGGTCCTGTGATGATTGGCCCTTCTTCTTCCCATACAGCTGGAGTAGTGAGAATCGCCCGAGCTGCTATTAGAATCCTAGGTGAAAAACCTGAGCATGCTGATATTACATTTTACAATTCCTTTGCAAGAACTTATGAAGGACATGGAAGTGACAAAGCAATCCTGGGAGGCTTGATGGATTTCAAAACAGACGACCCAAAAATCAAGCAAGCTTTTGAATTAGCGGAGGCATCTGGTCTTTCTTACAAATTCAAATCAATCGGAAATGCTTCTGTTTATCACCCTAATACTATTAAACTGAATTTGATAAAAGGTGAACAAAAAGTAGAAGTGATCGGCGAGAGTCTCGGTGGAGGCTTGATTAATATTGCATTTGTAGATGGGTTTACTGCGGACTTTACCGCTCAAATGCACACCTTAATTATTAAAGCCAATGATGTCTCTGGAGCTATTGCATTTATTTCAAGTGTAATCGCTCAGGAAAAGGCTAACATTGCTACGATGTCTGTCTCTAGAAAGGGAAAAAATGATCAAGCTTGTCATGTAATTGAAATGGATTCTGGGCTACAACCCATCACCATCGAATACTTGAAAAGCCTGCCTTGGATAAAAGAAATTATATATATACCTGATATTGATTTATAA
- a CDS encoding exo-beta-N-acetylmuramidase NamZ family protein: MKQMKIAFLLTFLLQSLAFCQSPQSKTGLAFQKETLQILPAADRLEEYLEQLQGKKIGLVVNQTSILSTKNNIHLVDFLMMEGIDVVKVFVPEHGFRGDADAGEAVNNEIDSRSGLPIVSLYGNNKKPSPESLQGLDLIIYDLQDVGLRFYTYISTMHYVMESAAENKVPMLILDRPNPNGDYIDGPVLKKGFESFVGMHPIPVVHGLTVGELAQMINGEGWLRNKVKTELEIIKVENWSREMAYSLPVKPSPNLPNDLSIRLYPSLCFFEGTDISVGRGTYFPFQVYGFPDAKYGEFSFKPVSIEGMSKNPPHQNQLCFGRDLRNEPLTHRFTLEYLLEAYQTSGKKEKFFNNFFDKLAGTDQLRKDILAGKTEPEIRATWQADLEKFKEQSKAYLLY; encoded by the coding sequence ATGAAGCAAATGAAAATCGCATTCCTTCTTACTTTTTTACTTCAAAGCTTGGCATTTTGTCAAAGCCCTCAATCAAAAACTGGGCTAGCCTTTCAAAAGGAAACCCTACAAATCTTACCTGCTGCAGATAGATTAGAGGAATATTTAGAACAACTTCAAGGTAAAAAAATAGGACTTGTTGTCAATCAAACCAGCATTCTAAGTACCAAAAATAACATCCACTTAGTTGACTTTCTAATGATGGAAGGAATCGATGTTGTAAAAGTATTCGTTCCCGAGCATGGCTTTCGGGGTGATGCTGATGCTGGAGAAGCCGTAAACAATGAAATTGATTCCAGATCAGGACTTCCGATTGTCTCTCTTTATGGAAATAATAAAAAGCCCTCGCCCGAATCTCTTCAAGGGCTAGATTTGATCATATATGATTTGCAGGATGTGGGTTTGCGCTTTTACACCTACATCAGTACCATGCATTATGTGATGGAAAGTGCTGCTGAAAATAAGGTCCCCATGCTGATTTTGGATAGACCAAATCCAAATGGAGACTATATCGATGGACCTGTTTTGAAAAAGGGATTTGAAAGTTTTGTCGGTATGCATCCTATTCCTGTTGTCCATGGACTTACAGTTGGGGAACTTGCACAAATGATCAATGGAGAAGGTTGGTTAAGAAACAAGGTGAAAACAGAGTTGGAAATCATCAAAGTTGAAAATTGGTCAAGAGAAATGGCTTACAGTTTACCAGTGAAGCCATCACCCAATTTACCGAATGATCTTTCTATTAGACTTTATCCTTCACTCTGCTTTTTCGAAGGAACTGATATTTCTGTTGGCAGAGGCACTTATTTTCCTTTTCAAGTGTATGGTTTTCCGGATGCTAAATATGGGGAGTTTTCCTTCAAACCTGTCAGCATAGAAGGCATGTCAAAAAATCCTCCACACCAAAATCAACTTTGCTTCGGGAGAGATTTGAGAAATGAACCCTTGACACATCGATTTACCTTGGAGTATTTGCTAGAAGCCTATCAGACCTCTGGCAAAAAGGAAAAATTCTTCAACAATTTCTTCGACAAACTAGCCGGTACCGACCAACTCCGAAAAGACATCCTAGCCGGCAAAACCGAACCAGAAATCCGAGCCACCTGGCAAGCTGATTTGGAAAAGTTTAAAGAGCAGAGTAAGGCGTATTTGCTGTATTGA
- a CDS encoding TolC family protein: MKHNYILGLLLLVFFSTSEIKAQSSESLTLDLESCIEIALENNLTLKRSQVNQALSEATLLQSQGQRLPSFSAGASSGYRWGRSINPVTNLFETNRIGNVNVSANSNLTIFAGQQITNSIRQAKTDIEISQLNVKTTENNITLNVINLFINVIFAEEQLKISKNQMASTKEQLGNTTKLVDAGSLPIANKLDLQAQNATNELEVLNAENNLRGAKLNLLQAMQLPFDPYFQVIAPDLSVDEIFISGQSVDEIYNYSSEILPQIKAAELGIESAEYGVKAAKGAFYPTLGIGGNIFSNYVDRTIPGVDRPTFITQIENNLSQAANVSLSIPVFSNFRNKSAVQRARLQKNLSEINSFEVKNQLRQDIELAFTNAIASDQSYRSSLIRVAALEESFRIAQQRFDAGAINFADFQLAQNNLFNAQADLITAKYTYIFRVKVLDFYLGNPLNI; this comes from the coding sequence ATGAAACACAATTACATTTTAGGCTTATTACTTCTCGTATTTTTTTCCACTTCGGAAATCAAAGCGCAGAGTAGCGAAAGTCTTACTTTAGACCTCGAGTCCTGTATTGAAATTGCCTTAGAAAATAATCTAACGCTGAAAAGGAGCCAAGTTAATCAAGCATTAAGCGAGGCTACACTTTTGCAAAGTCAAGGACAAAGACTTCCCTCCTTTTCAGCAGGTGCAAGCTCAGGTTACAGATGGGGTCGTTCGATCAACCCTGTAACTAACCTTTTCGAAACTAACCGAATTGGAAATGTGAATGTGTCTGCAAATTCCAATTTGACTATTTTTGCAGGTCAACAAATCACCAATAGCATTAGACAAGCAAAAACTGATATCGAAATCAGTCAGCTCAATGTAAAAACTACTGAAAACAACATCACATTGAATGTCATCAATCTATTTATCAATGTGATTTTTGCGGAGGAACAATTGAAGATCTCAAAAAACCAAATGGCTTCCACCAAAGAGCAACTTGGCAATACTACCAAACTTGTAGATGCCGGTTCTTTGCCTATTGCGAATAAACTTGATTTGCAAGCACAAAATGCAACCAATGAATTGGAAGTGTTGAATGCTGAAAACAATTTGAGAGGTGCAAAATTGAATCTCTTGCAAGCGATGCAATTGCCATTCGATCCATACTTTCAAGTGATTGCTCCTGACCTTTCGGTTGATGAAATTTTCATTTCTGGTCAAAGTGTGGATGAAATATACAACTACTCTAGTGAAATCCTTCCTCAAATCAAAGCTGCAGAACTTGGCATCGAAAGTGCTGAATATGGAGTGAAAGCGGCAAAAGGAGCATTCTATCCGACTTTGGGAATTGGAGGAAATATTTTTTCCAACTATGTTGACAGAACAATACCAGGAGTAGATAGACCTACTTTTATCACTCAAATTGAAAATAACCTTTCACAAGCAGCTAATGTCAGTTTGAGTATTCCGGTTTTTTCTAATTTCAGAAATAAATCAGCAGTGCAAAGAGCAAGACTTCAAAAAAACCTGAGTGAAATCAACTCTTTTGAAGTTAAAAACCAATTAAGGCAAGATATCGAATTGGCCTTCACAAACGCCATTGCTTCGGATCAATCTTACAGATCGTCCCTCATTAGAGTAGCAGCTTTGGAAGAGTCATTCAGAATTGCTCAACAGCGTTTCGATGCAGGAGCTATTAATTTTGCAGACTTTCAACTGGCACAAAATAACCTCTTTAATGCACAGGCAGACCTTATCACAGCAAAATACACTTACATCTTTAGAGTAAAAGTTTTAGATTTTTATCTCGGTAACCCGCTTAATATTTAA
- a CDS encoding ABC transporter permease produces MNLSYFIAKRISFKRTGGFTGTIHRIAVASVAIGLAITMISFMILGGFQNEISNKVFSFTGHFQSMKFVSGNAFEESPISTNANFFQNYQNLDFIKHVQVFAHKPGLLKGDEEVEGVLMKGVGPDFDSLSFKPSIIKGRFIQFSDSAASNEIVLSKKIANKLLLDVGDRVTMYFVQEPPRFRRLEIVGIYETFLENFDDKILLGDIQTIRNLNAWTPDQVGGFEIFVNDPSQLESYAEPLYDFLDFDLKLVKVTEKYMEIFDWLLLLNNNVYVFLTLILFVAAFNMVSILFILIMERTQMIGVLKAIGAKNAQIRRIFVWNGVRIISRGLLIGNAIGLGFGLLQDQFRIIPLDSENYYMSFVPIDWNWPVFFFLNLTVLLVTTLVLFIPAMLISNIKPIKAIRFD; encoded by the coding sequence TTGAACCTTTCCTATTTCATTGCCAAAAGAATCAGTTTTAAGAGAACCGGTGGTTTCACAGGAACGATCCATAGAATAGCAGTTGCCAGTGTGGCGATAGGCTTAGCGATTACGATGATTTCTTTTATGATTCTTGGTGGTTTTCAAAATGAAATTTCCAACAAGGTATTTTCTTTTACAGGACATTTTCAAAGCATGAAGTTCGTTTCAGGCAATGCTTTTGAAGAATCTCCCATTTCTACGAATGCTAATTTTTTCCAAAATTATCAAAATTTAGATTTTATTAAGCATGTTCAAGTTTTTGCGCACAAGCCAGGGTTGCTGAAGGGTGATGAAGAAGTCGAGGGCGTCTTGATGAAAGGTGTTGGGCCGGATTTTGACTCCTTGAGTTTCAAGCCATCTATTATCAAAGGTCGATTTATCCAGTTTTCAGATTCTGCTGCGAGCAATGAAATCGTTTTGAGCAAAAAGATAGCCAATAAATTGCTTTTGGATGTAGGAGATCGGGTGACGATGTATTTTGTGCAGGAGCCACCGAGATTTAGACGATTGGAAATAGTGGGGATTTATGAGACCTTCTTGGAGAATTTTGATGATAAAATCCTATTGGGAGATATTCAGACCATTAGAAATCTCAATGCCTGGACACCGGATCAGGTAGGAGGGTTTGAGATTTTTGTCAATGATCCGAGCCAGTTGGAAAGCTATGCGGAGCCTTTGTATGACTTTTTGGATTTCGATTTGAAGCTAGTTAAGGTGACAGAAAAGTATATGGAGATTTTTGATTGGCTGCTTTTGCTCAATAATAATGTCTATGTTTTTCTTACGCTGATACTGTTTGTTGCAGCATTTAATATGGTTTCTATCCTGTTTATTCTGATTATGGAAAGAACCCAAATGATCGGTGTCCTGAAAGCGATAGGAGCAAAAAATGCACAGATCAGAAGAATTTTTGTTTGGAATGGTGTGAGGATTATAAGTCGGGGATTGCTGATTGGAAACGCGATTGGTTTAGGATTCGGATTGCTTCAAGATCAATTTCGGATTATTCCTTTGGATTCAGAAAATTACTATATGAGTTTTGTTCCTATTGATTGGAATTGGCCTGTCTTTTTCTTCTTGAATTTGACAGTGTTGCTAGTTACTACATTGGTTTTATTCATTCCAGCAATGCTGATAAGCAATATCAAGCCTATCAAAGCAATCAGGTTTGATTGA
- a CDS encoding thymidylate synthase — protein sequence MKQYHDLMKHILEHGVQKGDRTGTGTISVFGYQMRFNLKDGFPLVTTKKCHLRSIIIELLWFLNGDSNIKYLNDNKVSIWDEWADENGDLGPVYGYQWRHWPDGKGGEIDQIKNLIHQIKTKPDSRRHIVSAWNVADVDNMALPPCHTIFQFYVADGKLSCQLYQRSADVFLGVPFNIASYALFTMMVAQVCDLEVGDFIHTFGDAHLYSNHLEQTELQLSRECRPLPTMKINPEVKDIFSFKYEDFELIGYDPHPHIKAAVAV from the coding sequence ATGAAGCAATACCACGATTTGATGAAGCATATTTTGGAGCACGGCGTCCAAAAAGGAGACAGAACTGGCACGGGAACAATCAGCGTATTTGGTTATCAAATGCGATTCAACCTCAAAGATGGTTTTCCTTTGGTCACGACTAAGAAATGTCACCTTCGCTCCATCATCATCGAATTGCTTTGGTTTCTCAATGGCGACTCCAACATCAAATACTTGAATGACAACAAAGTGAGTATTTGGGACGAATGGGCTGATGAAAATGGAGATTTGGGGCCTGTTTATGGTTACCAATGGAGACATTGGCCAGATGGCAAAGGTGGAGAAATCGATCAGATCAAAAACCTAATTCATCAAATCAAGACCAAACCGGATAGCAGAAGACACATCGTAAGTGCATGGAATGTAGCCGATGTGGACAACATGGCATTACCTCCTTGCCACACAATCTTTCAATTTTATGTGGCTGATGGCAAGCTTTCTTGTCAGCTTTATCAGCGAAGTGCGGATGTATTTTTGGGTGTTCCTTTCAATATAGCTTCCTATGCCCTATTTACGATGATGGTCGCCCAAGTCTGCGATCTTGAAGTGGGGGATTTCATCCATACTTTTGGTGATGCGCATTTATACAGCAACCATTTGGAGCAGACAGAACTTCAATTGTCTAGAGAATGCAGACCACTTCCAACTATGAAAATCAATCCGGAAGTGAAAGATATTTTCTCCTTTAAGTATGAAGATTTTGAATTGATCGGCTATGACCCGCATCCGCATATTAAAGCGGCAGTAGCGGTATAG
- a CDS encoding DNA cytosine methyltransferase, which produces MRSESVETEISVVEEPQLDILYNPKTSKEREKKTLNVLSLFSGCGGMDLGFEGGFSVLKNSINEIITPHFIEKDLNNGFVELKKTRFKTVFANDILNDARNAWVNYFTKRGHNAQDFYKESIVDLVKMYKNGVNVFPEEVDIVTGGFPCQDFSLAGKRNGFNSNKNHKGELIMDKSASIETRGQLYMWMKEVIEITQPKIFIAENVKGLVNLGDVKSIIQSDFSSANGNGYIVLEPKVLHSADFGVPQSRERVIFVGIKKSALNKNALKEIEKVAISDIYNPYPSPTHSYTVEGENLKDFVQLKELFQHLEEPDTTKDLSQRFYSKAKFMGKHCQGQTEIKLSGISPTIRSEHHGNIEFRRLSKENGGQITSELTEGLKERRLTVRECALIQTFPPDYNFVIENKNGRKGSFLVSPSQAYKIIGNAVPPLLAFNLAKRLEDVWDLYFEKQ; this is translated from the coding sequence ATGCGATCTGAAAGTGTTGAAACTGAAATAAGCGTAGTTGAAGAACCACAGTTGGATATTTTATACAATCCAAAAACTTCAAAGGAGAGAGAAAAGAAAACATTAAATGTACTTTCTCTTTTTTCAGGTTGTGGAGGAATGGATCTGGGATTTGAAGGTGGATTTTCTGTCCTAAAGAATTCAATAAACGAAATCATTACACCACATTTTATTGAGAAAGACTTAAATAATGGTTTTGTTGAATTAAAAAAGACAAGGTTTAAGACTGTTTTTGCCAACGATATTTTGAATGACGCAAGAAATGCTTGGGTCAATTATTTCACAAAACGGGGACACAATGCTCAAGATTTTTATAAGGAAAGCATTGTTGACCTTGTCAAAATGTATAAAAATGGTGTCAACGTTTTCCCTGAAGAAGTTGACATTGTCACAGGGGGGTTTCCTTGCCAGGATTTCAGCCTTGCAGGAAAAAGAAACGGATTCAATTCCAATAAAAATCATAAAGGGGAATTGATAATGGATAAATCTGCCTCTATTGAAACCCGTGGGCAGTTATACATGTGGATGAAAGAAGTGATTGAGATAACTCAACCGAAGATATTCATAGCTGAAAATGTAAAAGGACTTGTGAATCTAGGAGACGTAAAATCAATTATTCAAAGTGACTTTTCTTCCGCAAATGGAAATGGTTACATTGTGCTTGAACCTAAAGTATTGCATTCTGCAGACTTTGGTGTTCCGCAATCAAGAGAAAGGGTGATATTTGTTGGAATAAAAAAATCTGCTTTAAACAAAAATGCACTTAAGGAAATTGAGAAGGTCGCCATTTCAGATATTTACAACCCTTATCCAAGTCCTACTCACTCGTATACTGTAGAGGGTGAAAATTTAAAAGACTTTGTTCAACTTAAGGAATTGTTTCAGCATTTAGAAGAACCAGATACGACAAAAGATTTATCCCAACGATTTTATTCAAAAGCAAAATTTATGGGTAAGCATTGTCAAGGACAAACTGAAATTAAACTTTCAGGCATATCACCAACTATCCGTTCCGAACATCACGGAAATATAGAGTTCAGGAGGCTTTCCAAGGAAAATGGTGGTCAAATTACAAGTGAATTAACCGAAGGCCTTAAGGAACGAAGATTGACAGTTCGGGAATGTGCTTTAATACAAACGTTTCCACCTGACTATAACTTTGTAATTGAAAACAAAAACGGTAGAAAGGGTTCATTTTTAGTTAGTCCATCTCAAGCATATAAAATTATCGGAAATGCTGTTCCACCACTTTTAGCATTCAATTTAGCGAAGAGGTTAGAAGATGTTTGGGATTTATATTTTGAAAAACAATAA
- a CDS encoding helix-turn-helix domain-containing protein yields MSRQKIHMEPIGQTIRAKRESMGLLLRQVASYLDIDQAILSKIERNERKPNKDIIIKLAEILEFDKEDLLVQFISERIAYEIVDEDCASKVLKAAEQKVNYLRSSLVKN; encoded by the coding sequence ATGTCAAGACAAAAAATTCATATGGAACCCATAGGACAAACAATAAGAGCGAAAAGAGAAAGTATGGGACTACTTCTCAGGCAAGTTGCATCCTATCTCGACATTGATCAGGCTATTTTAAGTAAAATAGAACGCAATGAACGAAAACCGAATAAAGATATAATAATTAAATTGGCTGAAATTTTAGAATTTGATAAAGAAGACTTGTTGGTTCAGTTCATCAGTGAGAGAATCGCTTATGAAATCGTTGATGAAGATTGTGCAAGTAAAGTTTTGAAAGCTGCGGAGCAGAAAGTAAATTATCTAAGATCTAGTCTTGTAAAAAATTGA